The following is a genomic window from Octopus sinensis unplaced genomic scaffold, ASM634580v1 Contig17381, whole genome shotgun sequence.
TCGTTCCTGtatcttctctctctgtcacatttTCTTTTTAGCTGTCTGTCTTTTCCCCTTCTGAAAGAAATCCTAGAGAAGGATGCTCACCCTCCACCAAATCTAAAAAATGCTCAAGACACGACTTATGCAACGTTGGTGCTCTTTCGATTCCATCGTGCAACTGAGCGTTCAAGACGAAGTAAAGTTATGCACAAACAATACACCCGAACCATTGTTGATGAAGAAAGCCATACCAGCCTCTGTTATTTCTAATCTTTCTACTATGACCACAAACTACAGAAAACGTAACGAGTTAACATGGGAGCCTCTAAGTAGATGCTTGATTTGCaaaaaatagtagctaaatcttttTTCGTGTCACACACTACTCTCTTACGTTAGATAAAGTGGTTTCGAGGTCCATGCACAGGGAAAAAGATTCGCCAAGcaattaataaatcaaaaagagaaaaaaacttttTCCAAGGGTTTTCGAACATAAAACCAACAAACAAGGGAAATTAGaccaatatttatgcatatttatgaatCATATAGAGCAGTTGTCACCAACGTTTTGCCCTATTGACtggtttcatacatacattcatatacacacacatatattacatatataaaggtttctaattttggtacaaggccagaaatttcggggtggGAGAGGTAAGTCGACTACATAAATCACAGTGCTCAGCTGATGCTTATtttttcaaccccgaaaggatgaagagtaaGCGCATAGTCaaactcggcgaaatttgaattcagaacgtaaagacgggcaaaatgctgctaaaccgcttgtccggcgtgctaacgattctaccagcttactgccttgtatattactatacatataatGCAAAAAGCCCCTTGCAGACTGCGATAGCctatgaaaaagaaatgaagtctttgttttttaaattcCTTCTTTCTATGTGGCCTGGTACTAGTTTGCGGTTCGGTGCTTATGGACCCCTGTTATAGATAATGTATTGATAGATTGGAGTGGATCTGTTATGCAGCCTACTGGTGAAAGCGAAATCGATGGACATGTTTTACCCCTAAAGACCTCCTCGGCGAATCATATACTACTTCATTACAAGACTGTGATAGATCAATACGTATGGAAATAGAAAGCGTGCATGTAGAATACTACTAGTAATAAACGGCAATATGAAGAAAAATTACCCGTAAGAAGTGATGCTCAGAGTGAGCGATGGGCGTCCAACTGGCAGGACAGGATGAGTATAAGAATTAGCGACTAAGTGATTCGTATGTGTgcctccgtgtgtgtatgtgtgtggtgtgtgctgcgtgtgtgtgtgtgtgtgtgtgtgtgtgcctgtgtgtatgtgcgggtgaatgtgtgtgtgtttgtatgcgtgtttgtggttgtgtgcgtgtgagagagagagagagtgtcgaAAACCTGGACAACTCTGTCTATGTCGATAGCCTTGCAATAACACAAATGAAAAGTCGGACGGTTGCCACTCTGGTCCCTGAGGGCTGCCACTCCGACCAGAGAACCAATCCTTCGTAAATTTTACCTCAGctattgctactgttgctgttgctgttggtggtacTCCTTTTCAGGTGAGAGGATTGGAGCAACTTGAAACAGAAAGCCTTGCTCAATCTCAAAATACCCGGTGCAATATTTAAAGCTAACGCATGACATTATGATCGTAATATACGATGCTAAAATACAACAATACTTCATAATTTGTTTCTAGTTTTCGACTCCAGCGAGCTGAAAAAATGTTAGAATCAAAAGAGCTGCTCCCCACATACCAACCAGTTACCAATCACTACTTTTGCGGGCAGCTTTAGATAAATTTGAGTTTCCTGCCTTGTTAACCTTCTGTCTACCACTGGATCCAATGGACCCATTTCagttttttcatttgatttttcctactgtttatattattttattctgctgATTTCCCGTGACTCTTATTTTTTCttgactctcttttacttgccAAATGGGAAATTTTTCGAATGTTAATAAAAGCTATAAAATTTCACTTTATACATTAAATACTGTTTGGGTCCACTGGACCCTCGAATtaaattcaaaaaatattataaactgaataaaatcagtatcaaatattattttgctagatatttatcagatataaaatagataaaattatattcaatttatttgatgaattttagataaaataggaaaaataatgaaaacattccTGCAAATTTGTGTGGTATTGCATCACCTTCAATCTTCTAGGTTATCGGGTGGTGCAATATATCATGTGATGACACAATTCTTACAATATATCATCGTATCAGGAGAATAtaaatatgtgagagagagagagagagagagagaggagagaggagagagagagagggagagagagagagagagagagagagagagagagggagagagaaagagagagcaatttCTGCCTTTAATCTGCTATCAAGTTTCATATGGTTCAGTTGCGCTTTCCAATATGCCTAGACGTGAAAACTTGAGTGAAGACCAATTATCGAAAAGGTTATTGGAATTAGATGAAGAATGGGAAGAATATAGTAGTGATTCCCTCTATTGCTCTGAAGAGGATGATGAAAGCGATTGTGTGCTGGACAGATTAGGTTCTGTGTCATCAGATGATGAAGATACCCAAAAACAATTACCTGCAAGCCACCCAATTATGAATGAGCAATAAGTTTCTAGAGACAGACAAGAATTTTGGCATTCTAATCCTCTTACTTGAGCAACAGTAAGAATTCATCTTGCAATATTGTGCGCTAAGAATGTGGATCATCCCGTTTTACTAAAATGTCTTGTGATAGATAGCATTGAAGCATGTTTTACTATTTTTATGCGCCAGAATCTTCTTGAAGTAATTCTTGAAAGTCAGGTTGTTTACAAAGATAACTGGAAGGAAATTGATCACTCTGAACTAAAGACTGATTATTCTTATAGGTGTTTATAAATCTAACCATCAAAATGTTACACAGTTATCGAGTAAAGAAGATGGTAGCccaatattcaacaaaattatgagCCGGGGAAGATTTCAACAGCTTTTACAAGTATTGCATTTTGATGATGCTAGTGCAAGAAGAAAAATGAGAATTGATGATGAACTGGAGCACATAAGAGAAGTATTTGAAATGTGGAATCAGAATTTGCAAGATAGATATGTTCCAAGATCATGCATGACAATTGCTGAACAATTAGCTTCCTTTAGAGGGCACTGCCCATTCCTGGTATATATTCCTTCAAAACCAGGGAAATATGCGACAGTGAAGAATCTTATGGCTGGAAAATGCAAATCTACAATGGAAAAGTCCCAGTAAAAGGGAAAGAGACGAATCAAGGTTCAAGAGTTGTTGAAGACCTagtaaaaaaaacttgaaaatacTGATCGCAATATAACTtgtgataagaaagaaagaaagaaagaaagaacattagACACCTGTACTTCACAAGAACATTATTTTCGACCGCAATGTTGATCGAAGCACGATTTGAAACTCAGAACACAAGAGCCGATACTGCAATGTACACCCTACTTCACTATCACGGCTGAAATGTCTTTTGGTTTAATCATAACTTTACTCGATCAGGAATTATGGTAGTCTCTCGTAGTCCAAGAAAGACGCATCCATAATTTCTTGCTGAGCAATCTgaacaaatgatttatttatagtgatcaaatgtttgtgttgtacattAGTTGCACCCTCAAATCGACTTTTTTttaacaggtgcacggtgtaccacgcgtcagttgtcgaagtgatcacagagcaacgtgaaatgaagtgttttgttcaagaatacaacgcaccacCCTGTTCATGAACTGAAACCACGATTTCCCGTTTGTGAGAACAGCAcactaaccattaggccatgcggCATCACATCAGCCATGAATGAGCTGAAGCTAAACAACGAGAACACACACCGTGTGAATGGAATACGGGATGGCTACAGTTGAAACGCATTTACATTTACTTTTAAATCTACTGAACCAGGATAATCTGTGGCTAAACAATCAAGAGGATTAACATGCTGGATAATATATCCAGAGATACACAGTGTAAATGAAATACAGGACGACTATGGTTATGGCTGTGTGAATTGGCGCAAGTGTGGGTGtatgagggcggcgagctggcagaaacgatagcacgccggcgaaatgcatagccgtatttcgtctgccgttacgttctgagttcaaattccgccgaggtcgactttgcctttcatcctctcggggtcgattaaataagtactagttacgcactggggtcgatataatcgacttaatccgtttgtctgtccttgtttgtcctctctgtgtttagccccttgtgggtagtaaagaaatgggtgtgggtgtatggtaaaacatttgcttcctaaccacatagtttcgggttcagtcctacaacatgacaccttgtgcaagtgttgcTACTGTACCActcggtcgaccaaagccttgtgagtcggtGTGGtaaacggaaaatgaaagaaacccgtcgcccgcgcgcgtgtgtgtctgtcttcaaccaccgcttggcaatcggtgttggatagtttacgtcctcgtaacatagcagttcggcaaaaaagaccgatgggATAAGTATCAGACGTAAGCCaaaaatattggggtcgatttgttccactaaaaccttaaaggcggtgccccagcgtggctgcagttcaatgactgaaacatgtaaaatataaagaTGAAACTGGTTGTGCAACAACGGCAAGGAAAACACAAACTCGAAAGTTCTAGATGCACTGTACAGATGAAAAACAGGATGACCACGGTTGGAAGGCCTTGTCTAATCATAAGCTGTGGCTATACAAggaaaaatactaaataaaactAGATACACTACGCAAGCGAAAAATACAGGC
Proteins encoded in this region:
- the LOC115231098 gene encoding uncharacterized protein LOC115231098 → MPRRENLSEDQLSKRLLELDEEWEEYSSDSLYCSEEDDESDCVLDRLGVYKSNHQNVTQLSSKEDGSPIFNKIMSRGRFQQLLQVLHFDDASARRKMRIDDELEHIREVFEMWNQNLQDRYVPRSCMTIAEQLASFRGHCPFLVYIPSKPGKYATVKNLMAGKCKSTMEKSQ